Proteins encoded together in one Fusobacterium sp. FSA-380-WT-3A window:
- a CDS encoding divergent PAP2 family protein, translated as MNEAGIIFDNKILDVTFIAWFIAQFYKVLETIFIDKEFNVKRFFETGGMPSSHSSTVSCLTTCIGIVYGTNTPYFAISIVFSGIIMYDAAGIRRAAGKQARIVNKMLEELPFKLGIGQKFSDERLKELLGHTPFEVLIGTILGMIIAFLFKDYLI; from the coding sequence ATGAATGAAGCTGGGATTATTTTTGATAATAAAATATTAGATGTCACTTTTATAGCTTGGTTTATAGCTCAGTTTTATAAAGTCCTTGAAACAATATTTATAGATAAAGAATTTAATGTAAAGAGATTTTTTGAAACTGGAGGAATGCCAAGTTCTCATTCCTCTACAGTCTCTTGTTTAACTACTTGTATAGGGATAGTTTATGGAACTAATACTCCATATTTTGCTATTTCTATAGTTTTTTCAGGTATTATTATGTATGATGCTGCTGGAATAAGAAGAGCAGCTGGAAAACAAGCTAGAATAGTAAATAAAATGTTGGAGGAGTTACCTTTTAAATTAGGGATAGGACAAAAATTTTCTGATGAAAGATTGAAGGAGTTGTTGGGGCATACTCCTTTTGAAGTATTAATAGGGACAATTTTAGGTATGATAATTGCATTCTTATTTAAAGATTATTTAATATAA
- the yhbY gene encoding ribosome assembly RNA-binding protein YhbY: MNSREREFLRKKAHELEPIVRIGKDGYTDNVGQSILEAIASRELIKVKLLQTVETDKREIAEEIQEKTGCEVVGIIGKTIILYKENEENPKISLELKNR; this comes from the coding sequence ATGAATAGTAGAGAGAGAGAATTTTTAAGAAAAAAAGCACATGAGTTAGAGCCAATAGTAAGAATAGGGAAAGATGGATATACAGATAATGTAGGACAAAGTATATTAGAAGCTATTGCCTCTAGAGAGCTAATAAAAGTTAAATTATTACAAACTGTAGAAACTGATAAAAGAGAGATAGCAGAAGAGATTCAAGAAAAAACAGGTTGTGAAGTAGTAGGGATAATAGGAAAAACAATAATTTTATATAAAGAAAATGAAGAAAATCCAAAAATTTCTTTAGAATTAAAAAATAGATAA
- a CDS encoding ribonuclease J → MMFRKKKVNSFEKKEEKKVEIIEEPKEIKEEKMYVIPLGGLDEVGKNMTLVQYRDEIIIVDCGLGFPGEGLLGIDAVIPDFSYVENNKSKIKGLFVTHGHEDHIGAIPYLYQKIDTDVSIFSGKLTLALIESKFENLKIKDMPKMREVRNRSKVKIGKYFNVEFIRITHSIADSYAIHVVTPAGNVLLTGDFKIDFTPVDGQGTDLARLAQLGEKGVDLLLSDSTNAESEGFTPSEKTVGEAFQIEFAKAKGRIIIAAFASHIHRLQQIIEISEAYGRKIAVDGRSLIKVFEIAAKMGYLKIKKDTLISLSEVDEQKDNKVVILCTGTQGEPMASLSRIASNIHKHTRVKEGDTVIISATPIPGNEKAVSKNINNLLKYEAEVIFKKVAGIHVSGHGSKLEQELIFNLIKPKNFVPIHGEYKMLKAHIDTALKVGIPKNNILLALNGNKIEVTKSGIKLKGKVSAGATFIDGLGVGDIGQTVLRDRQQLSQDGVIIVGFTFDKENRKIISGPEIITRGFTYSKESDELINDIIEHINAKIKKVEKEGFLDWQPIKNITKEAVSKYVYSKTKRNPVILPIILEV, encoded by the coding sequence ATGATGTTTAGAAAGAAAAAGGTGAATTCTTTTGAAAAAAAAGAAGAAAAAAAAGTAGAAATAATAGAAGAACCTAAAGAAATAAAAGAGGAGAAAATGTATGTTATTCCTTTAGGTGGTTTGGACGAGGTTGGAAAAAATATGACTTTAGTCCAATATAGAGATGAAATAATAATAGTAGATTGTGGACTAGGGTTTCCAGGAGAAGGATTATTAGGGATAGATGCAGTTATTCCTGATTTTTCTTATGTAGAAAATAACAAAAGTAAAATAAAAGGACTGTTTGTAACTCATGGACATGAAGACCATATAGGTGCAATTCCATATTTATATCAAAAAATAGATACTGATGTTTCTATTTTTTCAGGAAAATTAACTTTAGCTTTAATCGAATCAAAGTTTGAAAACTTAAAAATAAAAGATATGCCTAAAATGAGAGAGGTAAGGAATAGATCTAAAGTTAAAATAGGAAAATATTTTAATGTAGAATTTATAAGAATAACTCACTCTATAGCTGATTCTTATGCTATACATGTAGTTACTCCAGCTGGAAATGTGTTGTTGACAGGGGATTTTAAAATAGATTTTACACCAGTGGATGGACAAGGAACAGATTTAGCAAGATTGGCTCAATTGGGAGAAAAAGGAGTAGATTTATTACTATCAGATTCTACAAATGCTGAATCTGAAGGGTTTACTCCATCAGAAAAGACAGTAGGAGAAGCTTTTCAAATTGAGTTTGCCAAAGCTAAAGGTAGAATAATAATAGCGGCTTTTGCTTCTCATATCCATCGTTTACAACAAATTATAGAGATTTCAGAAGCTTATGGAAGAAAAATAGCTGTAGATGGTAGAAGTTTAATAAAAGTTTTTGAAATAGCTGCTAAAATGGGATATTTAAAAATAAAAAAAGATACTTTAATTTCATTATCAGAAGTTGATGAACAAAAAGATAATAAAGTTGTAATACTATGTACAGGAACTCAAGGAGAGCCAATGGCATCGCTTTCAAGAATAGCTTCTAATATCCATAAACATACTAGAGTTAAAGAGGGAGATACTGTTATAATATCAGCTACTCCAATACCTGGAAATGAAAAAGCAGTATCAAAAAATATTAACAATTTATTGAAATATGAAGCAGAAGTAATATTTAAAAAAGTTGCTGGAATTCATGTTTCAGGTCATGGGTCAAAATTAGAACAAGAATTAATATTTAATTTGATAAAGCCTAAAAATTTTGTACCAATTCACGGAGAATATAAAATGTTAAAAGCTCATATTGATACAGCTTTAAAAGTAGGAATTCCTAAAAATAACATTTTATTGGCCCTTAATGGTAATAAAATAGAAGTTACAAAAAGTGGAATAAAATTAAAAGGAAAAGTAAGTGCTGGAGCTACATTTATAGATGGCTTAGGTGTAGGAGATATAGGTCAAACAGTTTTAAGAGATAGACAACAATTGTCACAAGATGGAGTTATAATAGTAGGATTTACATTTGACAAAGAAAATAGAAAAATTATATCAGGTCCAGAAATTATAACAAGAGGATTTACATATTCAAAAGAATCAGATGAATTAATAAATGATATTATAGAGCACATCAATGCAAAAATTAAAAAAGTTGAAAAAGAAGGTTTCTTAGATTGGCAACCTATAAAAAATATAACAAAAGAAGCAGTTTCAAAATATGTTTATAGTAAGACAAAGAGAAATCCAGTAATATTACCAATTATTTTAGAAGTATAA
- a CDS encoding LytR C-terminal domain-containing protein, whose translation MNYKKRLTRIRYVLSGLIVFTIFVCSLIFIILHDNTNKENYSRYMLVGKQNIFLVYEDKLAIEIPFDIQLDKEKTIEDLIKVKNYTEILNNINYIFPEKIEDYKVAKVGNIDLKVQNSKKVPEVMVDDKRYILTSSIENLFEDFYNIEEKATIENSKIVVDILNANGKAGYARKTGEKLKKVLGIKCNAANYETNINESYIIINDLNRKQVEDIIMTIDEKYFKLKEDATIPTLANVVIVLGKETDKIYDIELKGKNKEKDMYKRTLEKAGYLGIKSIDTKVSEKGSQILYNPEDYFVAFKISKKLGVENLKEDKKLKNKIIILVGD comes from the coding sequence GTGAATTATAAGAAGAGATTGACTAGAATAAGATATGTTTTAAGCGGATTAATTGTATTTACAATTTTTGTTTGTTCTCTAATATTTATCATTTTGCATGATAATACTAATAAAGAAAATTATAGTAGATATATGTTAGTAGGAAAACAAAATATTTTTTTAGTTTATGAAGATAAATTAGCTATAGAAATACCTTTTGATATACAACTAGATAAAGAAAAAACAATAGAAGATTTAATAAAAGTAAAAAATTATACTGAAATTTTAAATAATATAAACTATATCTTCCCAGAAAAAATAGAAGATTATAAGGTAGCAAAAGTTGGAAATATTGATTTAAAAGTACAAAATTCTAAAAAGGTTCCAGAAGTAATGGTAGATGATAAAAGATATATATTAACATCTAGTATAGAAAATTTATTTGAAGATTTTTATAATATAGAAGAAAAAGCAACTATTGAAAATTCTAAAATAGTTGTGGATATTCTTAATGCCAATGGAAAAGCTGGATATGCTAGAAAAACAGGAGAGAAATTAAAAAAAGTTTTAGGAATAAAATGTAATGCAGCTAACTATGAAACTAATATTAATGAAAGTTATATTATAATCAATGATTTAAATAGAAAGCAAGTAGAAGATATAATAATGACTATTGATGAAAAATATTTTAAATTAAAAGAAGATGCTACAATACCTACATTAGCAAATGTAGTTATAGTATTAGGAAAAGAAACTGATAAAATATATGATATAGAGTTAAAGGGAAAAAATAAAGAAAAAGATATGTACAAGAGAACTTTAGAAAAGGCAGGATACTTAGGAATAAAATCAATAGATACTAAAGTTTCAGAAAAGGGGAGTCAAATTCTTTATAATCCAGAAGATTACTTTGTTGCTTTTAAAATTTCTAAAAAATTAGGAGTAGAAAATTTAAAAGAGGATAAAAAATTAAAAAATAAAATAATTATATTAGTAGGAGATTAA
- the mtaB gene encoding tRNA (N(6)-L-threonylcarbamoyladenosine(37)-C(2))-methylthiotransferase MtaB: MSLNKKVAFYTLGCKVNQYETESLKTKLMNLGYENVEFEEYSDYYIVNSCTVTSIADKKTRNILRRAKKNNPKSKVIVTGCYAQTNGEELLNIDEVDYVVGNSNKEEIVNLVKELEKDEVKNNLMISDIFMEKKYKELEFSTLREMSRAYIKIQDGCNNFCSYCKIPFGRGRSRSRDFQNILEEARKLSLEGYKEIILIGINIGDYGKDLDETRTFEELLEEIVKIDGITRIRIGSIYPDRISDKFIEVMKNKKIMPHLHISLQSCDDEILKLMRRNYGTSLIKERLKKLRENIPEIEYTADVIVGFPGETKERYENTKKVIEEIKFSDLHVFPYSERENTQAIKLDGKVDVHQRKMRVIDLENIQKGINRTIREKYIGKKVQVLIEEEKENSYYGYSQNYLRVKIKNKNGIKLQVNDEINIEIISIEKEMLIGEL, from the coding sequence ATGAGTTTAAATAAAAAAGTAGCTTTTTATACTTTGGGTTGTAAAGTTAATCAGTATGAAACTGAAAGCTTAAAGACAAAACTTATGAATTTAGGGTATGAAAATGTAGAATTTGAAGAATATTCAGATTATTATATAGTAAATTCTTGTACAGTTACATCAATAGCTGATAAAAAGACAAGAAATATACTTAGAAGAGCAAAGAAAAATAATCCCAAAAGTAAAGTTATAGTAACAGGTTGTTATGCTCAAACTAATGGGGAAGAATTATTAAATATAGATGAAGTAGACTATGTAGTAGGAAATAGTAATAAAGAGGAAATAGTAAATCTTGTAAAAGAATTGGAAAAAGATGAGGTAAAAAACAATTTGATGATTTCTGATATTTTTATGGAGAAAAAATATAAAGAATTAGAGTTTTCTACATTAAGAGAAATGTCAAGAGCTTATATAAAAATACAAGATGGTTGTAACAATTTTTGTTCATATTGTAAAATACCTTTTGGAAGAGGGAGAAGTAGATCTAGAGATTTCCAAAATATCCTAGAGGAAGCAAGAAAATTATCTTTAGAGGGATATAAAGAGATAATTCTTATTGGTATCAATATAGGAGATTATGGAAAAGACTTAGATGAAACAAGAACTTTTGAAGAATTATTAGAAGAAATTGTAAAAATAGATGGAATTACTAGAATAAGGATAGGGTCTATATATCCTGATAGAATAAGTGATAAGTTTATAGAGGTAATGAAAAATAAAAAAATAATGCCTCATTTACATATTTCTTTACAATCTTGTGATGATGAAATTTTAAAGCTTATGAGAAGGAATTATGGAACATCTCTTATAAAAGAAAGGCTAAAAAAATTGAGAGAAAATATTCCAGAAATAGAGTATACAGCTGATGTTATAGTTGGTTTTCCTGGAGAAACTAAGGAAAGATATGAAAATACTAAAAAGGTAATAGAAGAAATTAAATTTTCTGATTTACATGTTTTTCCATATTCAGAAAGAGAAAATACACAGGCAATTAAACTGGATGGAAAAGTGGATGTCCACCAAAGAAAGATGAGAGTAATTGACTTAGAAAATATTCAAAAAGGTATAAATAGAACTATTAGAGAAAAATATATTGGAAAGAAAGTTCAAGTATTAATAGAGGAAGAAAAAGAAAATAGTTACTATGGATATAGCCAAAATTATTTAAGAGTAAAAATAAAAAATAAAAATGGTATTAAATTACAAGTGAATGACGAAATTAATATAGAAATAATCTCTATAGAAAAGGAGATGTTGATAGGTGAATTATAA
- a CDS encoding 16S rRNA (uracil(1498)-N(3))-methyltransferase, translating to MITVVVEKKDISGSVIEVKDKNDINHLKNSFRIKENDIIRAVDGENEYICRVQTVEKKEIFLEIIEKKAAQKDEVEITAGISVIKNDKMELTIQKLTEVGIDKIIPIETKRTIVKLNEKKDKWDVISREAVKQCQRTKFLKIENLTKLKDIDFSQYDLIIVPYECEEDKKLKTLFNNLTINPKKILYIIGPEGGFDTEEIEFLENIEKTNIITLGRNILRAETASIVVGGILINEFK from the coding sequence ATGATAACAGTAGTTGTAGAAAAAAAAGATATATCAGGAAGTGTAATAGAAGTTAAAGATAAAAATGACATTAACCATTTAAAAAATTCTTTTAGAATTAAAGAAAATGATATTATAAGAGCTGTAGATGGTGAAAACGAATATATTTGTAGAGTTCAGACTGTAGAAAAAAAAGAAATTTTTTTAGAAATAATAGAGAAAAAAGCAGCTCAAAAAGATGAAGTGGAAATTACAGCAGGAATTTCAGTAATAAAAAATGATAAGATGGAATTAACTATTCAAAAACTTACAGAGGTAGGTATAGATAAAATAATACCCATAGAAACTAAAAGAACAATAGTAAAATTAAATGAGAAAAAAGATAAATGGGATGTAATTTCAAGAGAAGCTGTAAAGCAATGTCAAAGAACTAAATTTTTAAAAATAGAAAATTTAACTAAATTAAAAGACATAGATTTTTCACAATATGATTTAATCATAGTTCCATATGAATGTGAAGAAGATAAAAAATTAAAAACACTTTTTAATAATTTAACAATAAATCCTAAGAAGATTTTATATATTATTGGACCAGAAGGTGGATTTGATACAGAAGAAATTGAATTTTTAGAAAATATTGAAAAAACAAATATAATAACTTTAGGTAGAAATATTTTGAGAGCAGAGACTGCAAGTATTGTAGTAGGAGGAATACTAATCAATGAGTTTAAATAA
- a CDS encoding Rrf2 family transcriptional regulator, with amino-acid sequence MKINTKVRYGLKALVYIVEESLKGKMVRIKEISEKEDISIQYLEQILNKLKNENIIEGKRGPNGGYKLLINPNEITLYRIYKILDDDDRIINCNENVKETKECSNDGCNGTCIWNRLDSAMKDILKSTTLEDLVKNKDII; translated from the coding sequence ATGAAAATAAACACAAAAGTTAGATATGGATTAAAAGCTTTAGTGTATATAGTAGAAGAAAGTTTAAAAGGAAAGATGGTAAGAATAAAAGAGATATCTGAGAAAGAAGATATTTCTATACAATATTTAGAACAAATATTAAATAAATTAAAAAATGAAAATATAATTGAAGGAAAAAGAGGACCAAATGGTGGATATAAACTATTAATTAATCCAAATGAAATCACTCTTTATAGAATATATAAAATTTTAGATGATGATGATAGGATAATTAATTGTAATGAAAATGTAAAAGAAACTAAAGAGTGTTCAAATGATGGGTGTAATGGAACTTGTATTTGGAATAGATTAGATAGTGCTATGAAAGATATTCTAAAATCTACTACTTTGGAAGATTTAGTTAAAAATAAAGATATAATTTAA
- the ruvB gene encoding Holliday junction branch migration DNA helicase RuvB encodes MDRFVTEKELENEKEIQKTLRPKRFDEYIGQSLLKEKMKIFIEAAKRRNSCIDHILLYGPPGLGKTTLAGVIANEMGTNLRITSGPVLDKAGDLAAILTSLEENDILFIDEIHRLNTSVEEILYPAMEDGELDIIIGKGPSAKSIRIELPPFTLIGATTRAGLLSSPLRDRFGVTHRMEYYTDEELVEILIRGAKVLEVEINKEGALEIAKRSRGTPRIANRFLKRIRDYAEIKGNGIITKKIVLDSLELLGIDKEGLDDLDRGIINSMLENYNGGPVGIETLSLLLGEDRRTIEEVYEPYLVKKGYIKRTPRGRVVTEKCKEYFKDKE; translated from the coding sequence ATGGATAGATTTGTTACGGAAAAAGAGTTAGAAAATGAAAAAGAAATACAAAAAACTCTTAGACCAAAACGTTTTGATGAGTATATTGGCCAATCATTATTAAAAGAAAAAATGAAAATTTTTATAGAAGCAGCTAAAAGAAGAAATTCTTGTATAGACCATATATTATTATATGGTCCTCCTGGATTAGGAAAAACTACTTTGGCTGGAGTGATAGCTAATGAAATGGGAACAAATTTAAGAATAACTTCAGGACCAGTATTGGATAAAGCAGGGGATTTAGCTGCTATTTTAACGTCTTTAGAAGAAAATGACATATTGTTTATTGATGAGATACATAGACTTAATACATCTGTAGAAGAAATTTTATATCCAGCTATGGAAGATGGAGAATTAGATATTATTATAGGTAAAGGACCTTCAGCTAAATCTATAAGAATAGAATTACCACCTTTTACATTAATAGGAGCTACTACAAGAGCTGGACTTTTAAGTTCTCCCTTAAGAGATAGATTTGGAGTAACTCATAGAATGGAATACTATACAGATGAAGAATTAGTAGAAATCTTAATAAGAGGTGCAAAAGTTCTAGAGGTAGAAATCAATAAAGAAGGAGCTTTAGAAATAGCTAAAAGAAGCAGAGGAACTCCTAGAATAGCTAATAGATTTTTAAAAAGAATAAGAGATTATGCTGAAATAAAAGGAAATGGAATAATCACTAAAAAAATTGTTTTAGATTCCTTGGAGTTATTGGGAATAGATAAAGAGGGATTAGATGATTTAGATAGAGGAATTATAAATTCTATGTTAGAAAATTATAATGGTGGACCTGTAGGAATAGAGACTCTTTCACTTTTATTGGGAGAGGATAGAAGAACGATAGAAGAAGTTTATGAACCTTATTTAGTAAAAAAAGGATATATTAAAAGAACTCCTCGAGGAAGAGTTGTTACAGAGAAATGTAAAGAGTATTTTAAAGATAAGGAGTAA
- a CDS encoding EFR1 family ferrodoxin (N-terminal region resembles flavodoxins. C-terminal ferrodoxin region binds two 4Fe-4S clusters.) yields the protein MIKKVWGMYFTGTETTKKVVNHIGKKLANKLEVEFEEYDFSLPAVRKVEKSFTAEDLVVFGVPVIAGRVPNLLLKYLDTLKGNGALTVPIVLYGNRNFDDALIELRNILNDKGLKPIAGGAFIGEHSFSTILGAGRPDEKDMDIATSFAISIFEKITGKDFDSDKLIEVKGETPIRFYYQPRDSKGNPIDIRKVKPKTNKDLCTKCGTCVAICPMGSINPEDPSDVFGICMKCCACVKRCPNGAKYYDDANYLYHQHELEDQYASTRKEPELFL from the coding sequence ATGATTAAGAAAGTTTGGGGTATGTATTTCACTGGTACTGAAACTACAAAAAAAGTAGTCAATCATATAGGAAAAAAACTAGCAAATAAATTAGAAGTTGAATTTGAGGAATATGATTTTAGCTTACCTGCTGTAAGAAAAGTAGAAAAATCTTTTACTGCTGAAGATTTAGTTGTATTTGGAGTTCCTGTTATTGCTGGAAGAGTACCTAATTTATTACTAAAATATCTAGATACTTTAAAAGGAAATGGAGCTCTTACTGTCCCTATAGTTTTATATGGAAATAGAAATTTTGATGATGCTTTAATAGAATTGAGAAATATTTTAAACGATAAAGGATTAAAACCAATTGCTGGTGGAGCTTTCATCGGAGAACATTCTTTCTCTACTATATTAGGAGCTGGAAGACCTGATGAAAAAGATATGGATATAGCTACATCTTTCGCTATAAGTATCTTTGAAAAAATTACTGGTAAAGATTTTGATTCTGATAAATTAATAGAAGTAAAAGGAGAAACTCCTATTCGTTTCTACTATCAACCTAGAGATTCTAAAGGAAATCCAATAGATATTAGAAAAGTTAAACCAAAAACTAATAAAGACCTTTGTACAAAATGTGGAACTTGTGTGGCTATATGCCCAATGGGTTCTATTAATCCTGAAGACCCAAGTGATGTTTTTGGAATTTGTATGAAATGTTGTGCTTGTGTAAAAAGATGCCCTAATGGAGCTAAATACTATGATGATGCTAACTACTTATATCATCAACATGAATTAGAAGACCAATATGCTTCAACTAGAAAAGAGCCTGAACTTTTCTTATAA
- a CDS encoding S1 RNA-binding domain-containing protein has translation MTNMDYNEFEELLENYLPSEGGNGKKVVGRIESKERNFCFLDVPGEATTVRVRTEELINYNVGDEIEVMLVGETPEGEYLIGSRRRIEMELGWEKIKAASSNEEKIVGKVIKEIKGGYIVEIYSHQAFLPKSLSETKNSDEILGKEIEVMVKEIKEDKKGKKVTVSRKDVIMAEKQEEFEKISVGDIVEGTITEILPFGIVVTIGKLRGFIHISELSWKKSEKIEGYNVGEKITVKVIELEEDKKNIKLSIKSLTRNPWDIAGETYKTEDIVDAKVTKILPYGVLAEILDGVEGLIHISDLTWNKKKVFINEFIKVGDTIKVKVLEFKPESRKLKLGIKQLSEDPWTNAETKYAVGNKVSGKVTEVKPYGIFVEVEEGVDIFVHQADFCWIGNKKFKKDEIVELQVTELDVNEKKIKGSIKVLEESPWEKALRNYKVGDVVEKPIKNIQDFGVFVNLEDGVDGFIPTQLLSKDFIKNVKDKFKVGDVIKGKIIEIDREKQRIKISVKSYEIDLEKKETKELLEKYGTAGE, from the coding sequence ATGACAAACATGGATTATAATGAATTTGAAGAACTACTAGAAAACTACCTACCATCTGAAGGAGGAAATGGTAAAAAAGTAGTTGGACGTATTGAAAGTAAAGAGAGAAATTTTTGCTTTCTAGATGTTCCTGGAGAAGCAACTACAGTAAGAGTTAGAACAGAGGAATTAATAAACTATAATGTTGGTGATGAAATAGAGGTTATGCTAGTTGGAGAGACTCCAGAAGGAGAATATTTAATTGGTTCTAGAAGAAGAATAGAAATGGAACTTGGATGGGAAAAAATTAAAGCAGCATCATCTAATGAAGAAAAAATAGTTGGAAAAGTAATAAAAGAAATAAAAGGTGGATATATTGTTGAAATATATTCTCACCAAGCATTTTTACCTAAATCTTTATCAGAAACTAAAAATTCTGATGAAATTTTAGGAAAAGAAATAGAAGTTATGGTAAAAGAAATAAAAGAAGATAAAAAAGGAAAAAAAGTTACTGTATCTAGAAAAGATGTTATTATGGCAGAAAAACAAGAGGAATTTGAAAAAATTTCTGTAGGAGATATAGTAGAAGGAACTATAACTGAAATATTACCTTTTGGAATAGTAGTAACTATAGGAAAGTTAAGAGGATTTATTCATATTTCTGAACTTTCATGGAAAAAATCTGAAAAGATTGAAGGATATAATGTAGGAGAGAAGATAACAGTAAAAGTTATTGAACTAGAAGAAGATAAGAAAAATATTAAACTTTCTATAAAATCTTTAACTAGAAATCCTTGGGATATAGCAGGAGAAACTTATAAAACAGAAGATATAGTAGATGCAAAAGTGACAAAAATATTACCATATGGAGTTCTTGCTGAAATCTTAGATGGTGTAGAAGGATTAATCCATATTTCTGATTTAACTTGGAATAAGAAAAAAGTATTTATTAATGAATTTATTAAAGTAGGGGATACTATAAAAGTAAAAGTTCTTGAATTTAAACCAGAATCAAGAAAATTAAAATTAGGAATTAAACAATTATCTGAAGACCCATGGACTAATGCTGAAACTAAATATGCTGTAGGAAATAAAGTTTCTGGAAAAGTAACAGAGGTAAAACCTTATGGAATATTTGTAGAAGTAGAAGAGGGAGTAGATATTTTTGTTCATCAAGCTGATTTCTGTTGGATAGGAAATAAAAAATTTAAAAAAGATGAAATAGTTGAATTACAAGTAACAGAATTGGATGTTAATGAGAAAAAAATTAAAGGAAGTATTAAAGTTTTAGAAGAAAGTCCTTGGGAAAAAGCTCTAAGAAACTATAAAGTAGGAGATGTAGTAGAAAAACCAATTAAAAATATTCAAGATTTTGGAGTATTTGTAAATTTAGAAGATGGAGTAGATGGATTTATTCCAACACAACTACTTTCTAAAGATTTTATAAAAAATGTAAAAGATAAATTTAAAGTAGGAGATGTAATTAAAGGAAAAATTATTGAAATAGACAGAGAAAAACAAAGAATAAAAATTTCTGTAAAATCATATGAAATTGATTTAGAGAAAAAAGAAACAAAAGAATTACTAGAAAAATATGGAACAGCAGGGGAATAG
- the ispH gene encoding 4-hydroxy-3-methylbut-2-enyl diphosphate reductase: MIIKRAEKMGFCFGVSGAVNLCEEIIKKNNSLFENIYILGMLVHNKNVVNELVLKGFKILLEEDLLNGKINLSSKDLVVIRAHGTTKEIYNILKKSNCKLYDATCVFVEKIRKALIEAEEKGNEILFIGDKFHPEVKGIISFGKNIKIFASYEEFINFKIDEKVSYTLLTQTTFNKEIFFKIKDYIVANFKNIEIYSKICGATYERQRAVEKLASEVELVLVVGDKTSSNSKKLLELSKNINKNSYLIEDKNQLDLNWFKDISRVGITAGASTPEKIIIEIEKYIRGNLDDKHGL, translated from the coding sequence ATGATAATAAAAAGAGCCGAAAAAATGGGATTTTGCTTTGGAGTATCTGGAGCTGTAAATCTTTGTGAAGAAATTATCAAAAAAAATAATTCTTTATTTGAGAATATATACATATTAGGGATGTTGGTTCACAATAAAAATGTTGTAAATGAATTAGTCTTAAAAGGTTTTAAAATATTATTAGAAGAAGATTTATTAAATGGAAAGATAAATCTTAGTTCAAAAGACTTAGTTGTAATAAGAGCCCATGGAACAACAAAAGAGATTTATAATATTTTAAAAAAAAGTAATTGTAAATTGTATGATGCAACTTGTGTTTTTGTTGAGAAAATAAGAAAAGCTCTTATAGAGGCAGAAGAAAAAGGAAATGAAATACTTTTTATTGGAGATAAGTTCCACCCAGAAGTAAAGGGAATAATATCTTTTGGTAAAAATATAAAGATATTTGCTTCCTATGAAGAATTTATTAATTTTAAGATTGATGAAAAAGTTTCATATACATTATTAACACAAACTACATTTAATAAAGAAATATTTTTTAAAATAAAAGATTATATTGTGGCAAATTTTAAAAATATAGAAATCTATAGTAAAATTTGTGGAGCTACATATGAAAGACAAAGAGCAGTAGAAAAACTTGCTTCTGAAGTTGAATTAGTTTTAGTAGTTGGAGATAAAACTAGTTCAAATAGTAAGAAACTTTTAGAATTATCTAAAAATATTAATAAGAATAGTTATCTTATTGAAGATAAAAATCAATTGGACTTAAATTGGTTTAAAGATATTTCTAGAGTTGGAATTACAGCAGGAGCGTCAACACCAGAAAAGATAATAATAGAGATAGAAAAATATATAAGGGGGAACTTGGATGACAAACATGGATTATAA